From Bradyrhizobium manausense:
TCGGGGCCCGTCACGCTCGGACATCTGAGCGTGATCACCCGCGAGAAGGGCATTGTCTACCTGATGGAACTCGCCGAGCGGATGTTTCAGGAGCGAAGCGATTTCCGCCTGGTGCTGGCTGGTCCGGTTCGTGACCCGTCCCTCAAAGAAGAGATTCTCGCATTTTGCGCTCGCCACCCCGGCAATGCTGCGTATCTGGGGCCGGTCTATGGCAAGGAAAAGGCAGCGTTCTATCGGTCAATCGACATCTTCGTTCTTCCATCGCGCCTGCTCGACGAAGCCGATCCGCTCGTCCTGCTCGAGTCCTACAGCAGCGGCTGCGAAGTTGTGGCTTCGAGCACCGGCTGTATTCCGGAGCGTATTCGCTCAAGTGACAGACTCCTGTCCTTTGTTCCGAACGACGACTGTAGCTTGATGGGTCGCATCATCGATCAATGCAACATAGACAGAGGAGGCGTTTCCTCGATGTGCGTGACGCACGCCCGGCGGCTCTATGCGGACGCACGGCAGGCAGCCATCAGATTTTTCGGAGCGTTGTCGATCTCGATTCCGGTCAACGCTTTCCCCGACAGATCCGACACGCCTCAAACGTCATGAACTGTCCGGTGCTCGCACGACTTTGCCCGACGCCGCCGACATGGCACACGCGCGACAAGCCGACAGGCGATCGTGCAAGAACGATCTGCATCAAATTCATGCAGAAGATGACACTAAAAGAGACGCCTCGCGATGGCGTTTGTCGCATGGTGTTCCCAGGAATTGTGATATGAGCCGTGACCTAAAGCCATGGAAGGCAGAGATCTGATGACCGGCACCTTTGTCAGCCGGAACGTCAGGATGATGTGCCCGACCATTCTGGATCGTTCCGCCCGGATCGACGATTTGCGACTGTTCTCACTCTGCAGGAATTTCGCTCAATGAGCTGCCCGAGTAAGCTCCAGGCGATCATCGTCAACTTCAGAACCCCGCAACTGACCGTTCGCTGCATAGAATCGATGCTGGAGCATCGGGTGGTGGACCGGGATGGCGTGCTGGTCGTCGACAATTTTTCCGGAGACGATTCCGTCGCGGAGATTCGCAAGGCGCTGCCTGACATCCAGCTCATCGCCGCCGACCGCAATGGCGGGTTTG
This genomic window contains:
- a CDS encoding glycosyltransferase family 4 protein, producing MLLYCKTLISELRKKKHGAARLWFIGPMPPPLHGQSVYNTALLAFLRPYRVPTCLPLGGTRSEKIAGALLLPLIMLLFVRRGDDVYTSPPGQGGLWAFLLTIATLRVRHLDHYVHHHSFRPINQSPSLSAKLLAGVGGRYQHHIFLSDGMRDRYAALYLSGQQQSQSLVLPNSFLFYEPMDHVPERSGPVTLGHLSVITREKGIVYLMELAERMFQERSDFRLVLAGPVRDPSLKEEILAFCARHPGNAAYLGPVYGKEKAAFYRSIDIFVLPSRLLDEADPLVLLESYSSGCEVVASSTGCIPERIRSSDRLLSFVPNDDCSLMGRIIDQCNIDRGGVSSMCVTHARRLYADARQAAIRFFGALSISIPVNAFPDRSDTPQTS